In one window of Macadamia integrifolia cultivar HAES 741 chromosome 2, SCU_Mint_v3, whole genome shotgun sequence DNA:
- the LOC122069895 gene encoding sm-like protein LSM1B, translating into MSWAGPEDIFLSTSLASYLDKKLLVLLRDGRKLLGILRSFDQFANAVLEGACERVIVGDLYCDIPLGLYVIRGENVVLIGELDLEREELPPHMTRVSAAEIRRAQKAERDATDLKGSMRKRMEFLDLD; encoded by the exons ATGTCTTGGGCAGGCCCTGAAGATATCTTCCTTTCCACATCTCTTGCGAGCTACCTCGACA AGAAACTTCTTGTTTTGCTGCGAGATGGTCGAAAACTCTTGGGGATACTTCGCTCTTTTGATCAATTTG CCaatgctgttcttgaaggtgcTTGTGAGCGGGTGATTGTTGGTGATCTCTATTGTGACATTCCCTTAGGTCTCTATGTAATTCGTGGGGAGAATGTTGTCTTAATTGGTGAGCTG GACCTTGAGAGGGAGGAGCTTCCCCCACATATGACTCGTGTTTCAGCTGCAGAAATAAGAAGG GCACAGAAAGCAGAAAGGGATGCGACAGATCTTAAAGGCTCCATGAGGAAAAGGATGGAGTTCCTTGATTTGGATTGA
- the LOC122072237 gene encoding transmembrane protein 87A encodes MASIDLLRVFGFILLLLLRFLCIEASVHKYSGESFISKGNAFVVYGGSEGLYSSISNQTESVNSANEDSFIRFEKITFRRPKEAAQSSSGMVNAIVFEVEDRETIGGSAYGGQRAICCTSDLEKIGACKQGQVIHRPSTRNPNWPQVFGVSFSGDDLVATLQPKSIQITETGMYNLYFIHCDPNLKGLVVEGKTIWKNPTGYLPGRMAPLMNFYGFMSLAFVILGVFWFSQYARFWREVLHLQNCITLVISLGMFEMALWYFEYAEFNKTGVRSTGITVWAVTFGTVKRTVARLIILMVSMGYGVVRPTLGGLTKKVILLGGTFFLASEVLELVENVGAINDLSGKARLFLVLPVAVLDAFFILWIFTSLSTTINKLQARRMMAKLEIYRKFTNALAVTVIVSVGWICYELHFKSKDVYNERWPSAWIIPAFWQVLSFSLLCVICALWAPSQNSTRYAYSEAASEEFDKEDTLKLIKPSPMASTDVRNSSESRAVHSRDEALNGDPEEKTE; translated from the exons ATGGCATCAATTGATTTATTAAGAGTTTTcggttttattcttcttcttctccttcgttTTCTCTGCATTGAAGCTTCTGTTCACAAGTACTCTGGAGAGAGTTTCATCAGCAAGGGTAATGCCTTCGTAGTCTACGGAGGCAGCGAGGGTCTTTATTCCTCTATTTCTAATCAGACCGAGAGTGTGAACTCCGCAAATGAAGATTCTTTTATACG TTTTGAGAAGATCACATTTCGGAGGCCAAAGGAAGCTGCTCAATCCAGCTCTGGAATGGTTAATGCCATTGTTTTTGAGGTGGAAGATAGGGAGACAATTGGGGGTTCAGCATATGGGGGTCAAAGAGCTATCTGCTGCACCTCAGATCTTGAAAAAATAGGTGCCTGTAAACAAGGACAAGTCATACATCGCCCATCAACCAGGAACCCGAACTGGCCCCAAGTTTTTGGTGTCTCTTTCAGTGGAGATGATCTTGTTGCAACACTGCAACCAAAATCCATACAGATTACAGAGACTGGGATGTATAACCTGTATTTCATTCATTGTGATCCAAACCTTAAGGGGTTGGTTGTAGAAGGGAAGACCATATGGAAAAACCCTACTGGGTATCTACCAGGAAGGATGGCCCCACTTATGAATTTCTATGGGTTTATGTCCCTTGCTTTTGTGATACTCGGAGTCTTCTGGTTCTCTCAGTATGCAAGATTTTGGAGAGAGGTTCTTCATCTACAGAACTGCATAACCCTAGTGATTTCTTTGGGCATGTTTGAAATGGCATTATGGTACTTTGAATATGCTGAATTTAATAAGACTGGAGTCAGATCAACGGGGATAACTGTTTGGGCAGTCACGTTTGGTACTGTTAAACGTACAGTTGCACGTCTCATTATCCTGATGGTTTCTATGGGCTATGGTGTTGTGAGGCCCACTCTAGGTGGTCTTACTAAGAAGGTGATTCTGCTTGGGGGGACTTTTTTTCTGGCCTCAGAAGTTCTTGAATTGGTAGAGAATGTTGGTGCCATTAACGATCTTTCTGGAAAGGCGAGACTTTTTCTGGTTCTTCCAGTGGCAGTCTTGGATGCCTTTTTCATTCTTTGGATATTTACTTCTCTCTCTACAACGATAAACAAGCTTCAG GCAAGACGGATGATGGCTAAGTTAGAGATTTACCGGAAATTCACAAATGCACTGGCAGTAACCGTTATTGTTTCTGTTGGTTGGATCTGCTATGAg CTTCACTTCAAATCAAAAGACGTCTACAATGAGAGGTGGCCAAGTGCATGGATCATCCCTGCCTTCTGGCAAGTCctgtctttctctcttctatgcGTCATCTGCGCTCTTTGGGCACCCTCTCAGAACTCTACGAG GTATGCTTACTCTGAAGCTGCAAGTGAAGAGTTTGACAAGGAGGATACCCTAAAGCTCATCAAACCATCGCCTATGGCCTCAACAGATGTCCGGAACTCATCGGAATCCAGAGCAGTACATAGCAGGGATGAGGCACTGAATGGAGATCCAGAAGAAAAGACAGAGTAG
- the LOC122072168 gene encoding exocyst complex component EXO70A1-like, which translates to MESPESVSMEFEAAEKLILRWDSTASEEARERMIFDGGDRQEAESYLRAVDEIQRSMESVSVSGDGSPVGGGNSGKVNGAIQIAMARLEDEFRNILITHTNPLEIDSLLESNSFSTHSSSPRADGSGEFDAGDDHSVDGGGGRRSSVSVREEELHEGEGSTSNSGSRTPNYRSTNSIREIDLIPSEAIYDLRSIAERMITAGYLRECIQVYGSVRKSAVDASFRRLGIEKLSIGEIQRLEWETLETKIRRWIRAAKVCVRILFASEKLLCEQIFEGLGPAADDACFMETVKGPAIQVFNFAEAISISRRSPEKLFKILDLYEALSDLLPDVDEVFGSKSCESVRVQAAEILSRLAEAIRGILSEFENAVQRETSRIPVPGGTIHPLTRYVMNYISLISDYKQTLLDLIVSKPSTTSRYSGDPTADLEFPEPENRSPLALHLVWIIVILESNLEGKSKLYKDASLAHLFLMNNVHYIVQKVKGSPELREMIEDDYLRKLTGKFRQAATSYQRSTWVSVLHCLRDEGLHVSGSFSSGVSKTALRERFKSFNAMFDEVHRTQATWLIPDPQLREELRISLSEKLIPAYRSFLGRFRGHIESGRHPEMYIKYSEEDLETAVLDFFEGYPVNQHLRRRSN; encoded by the coding sequence ATGGAATCGCCTGAGAGCGTCTCCATGGAATTCGAAGCCGCGGAGAAGCTCATCCTCAGGTGGGATTCCACTGCATCTGAGGAGGCCAGGGAACGAATGATCTTCGATGGTGGCGATCGTCAGGAAGCTGAAAGTTACTTGCGGGCCGTCGACGAGATCCAACGCTCGATGGAGTCGGTCTCAGTTTCTGGAGATGGATCTCCCGTTGGCGGTGGTAACTCCGGCAAGGTCAACGGTGCTATCCAGATCGCCATGGCTCGTCTTGAGGATGAATTCCGTAATATCCTCATCACCCATACGAACCCACTTGAGATCGACTCACTCCTCGAATCTAATTCCTTTTCCACCCACTCGAGCAGCCCCAGAGCTGACGGCTCCGGCGAATTTGATGCTGGTGACGACCACTCAGTAGATGGTGGAGGTGGACGACGCAGCAGCGTCAGCGTCAGAGAAGAGGAGCTGCATGAGGGAGAAGGAAGTACGAGTAACAGCGGGAGTCGTACTCCAAACTACCGTTCCACTAACAGTATCCGTGAGATCGATTTGATCCCATCCGAAGCCATCTACGATCTCCGTAGCATTGCTGAGAGGATGATCACTGCTGGGTATTTGCGCGAGTGCATTCAGGTCTATGGGAGTGTCCGCAAATCCGCCGTCGATGCCAGCTTCCGCCGCCTCGGCATCGAGAAGCTTAGCATCGGCGAAATCCAGCGGCTGGAGTGGGAGACCCTCGAGACCAAGATTAGGCGCTGGATACGCGCTGCCAAGGTCTGCGTTCGTATCCTCTTTGCCAGCGAGAAACTCCTCTGCGAGCAGATCTTCGAGGGTCTCGGCCCCGCCGCCGACGACGCCTGCTTCATGGAAACCGTCAAGGGTCCCGCCATCCAAGTCTTCAACTTCGCCGAGGCTATCAGCATCAGCCGCCGATCACCGGAGAAGCTCTTCAAGATTCTTGACCTCTATGAAGCCCTGTCCGACCTCTTGCCGGACGTCGACGAGGTGTTCGGGTCCAAGTCGTGCGAGTCCGTCAGAGTCCAAGCGGCGGAGATACTATCGAGGCTTGCTGAGGCCATTAGAGGGATTCTGTCGGAATTCGAGAATGCCGTGCAGCGCGAGACCTCTAGGATTCCTGTTCCAGGTGGGACAATTCATCCCTTGACCAGGTACGTCATGAACTATATCAGTCTCATCTCTGATTACAAGCAGACCCTTCTCGACCTAATCGTGTCCAAGCCCTCCACTACCTCACGCTACTCTGGTGATCCCACCGCGGATTTGGAGTTTCCGGAGCCGGAGAATCGATCTCCTCTCGCCCTGCATCTGGTTTGGATCATTGTGATCCTGGAGTCCAATTTAGAGGGGAAGTCCAAGCTCTACAAAGATGCCTCCTTGGCGCACCTCTTCCTCATGAACAATGTTCACTACATCGTTCAGAAAGTGAAAGGGTCGCCTGAGCTCCGGGAGATGATCGAGGATGACTACCTCAGGAAGCTAACCGGGAAATTCAGGCAGGCAGCGACGAGTTATCAGAGGTCGACATGGGTGAGTGTCCTCCACTGCCTAAGAGACGAAGGGCTACACGTAAGTGGGAGCTTCTCTTCAGGAGTTTCCAAGACCGCTTTGAGGGAAAGGTTCAAGTCCTTCAATGCCATGTTTGATGAGGTTCATAGGACTCAGGCCACATGGTTGATACCAGATCCTCAGCTCCGTGAGGAGCTACGCATATCCTTATCGGAGAAGCTCATCCCTGCTTACCGATCCTTTCTAGGCAGGTTCAGGGGTCATATAGAGAGCGGAAGGCACCCGGAGATGTACATCAAGTACTCAGAAGAGGATCTTGAGACTGCTGTGTTGGATTTCTTTGAGGGTTACCCAGTTAACCAACACCTCAGGAGGAGATCAAATTAA